The Flavobacterium praedii genome window below encodes:
- a CDS encoding arabinan endo-1,5-alpha-L-arabinosidase — protein sequence MKKSNPIIRVASCLVLVLIVAVSLGSCSKGDDPAPDPTPTPTPTPTPTPVAFPGPTYADNYSSISSWGSNSQWNLANVHDPSVAKCGDYYYMYQTDASYGNATDGHGHFFYRRSKDLVNWEFMGPTMTAAPTWVKDSLNNKRARMNPALPAITSPNYGYWAPCVRKVGNKYRMYYSIVVDNPIVGTTFDNSWSERAFIGLAETDDLASNVWVDKGMVVCSEPDGLKPYSFTGTRNWEDAYFKFNAIDPSFVETPSGDQYLIYGSWHSGIAALKLNPTTGKPDQLKTLSDYGTRIATRSATSRWQASEGPEIIYNDVTGYYYLFLAYDGLNVPYNTRVCRSKDIMGPYVGINGANVTAGADCWPMLTHPYGFNNHTGWVGISHCAIFQNPDTKQWYFSSQARLPEGVAGINVSNAIMMGHVREIQWTEDGWPVIAPERYAGVPVTTITESSFIGTWEQITMNYQYKVIQKSATIYLTADKKVSGGVTGTWSYDSTNKTLTVNGIKCKVSDAWDWESATRKVTLTYSGLTTAGLPVWGKKIN from the coding sequence ATGAAAAAATCAAATCCCATTATAAGAGTAGCAAGCTGTTTAGTACTTGTACTAATTGTGGCTGTATCGTTGGGTAGTTGTTCCAAAGGGGATGATCCTGCACCGGACCCAACCCCTACGCCTACTCCTACACCAACACCTACGCCAGTTGCTTTTCCTGGACCAACTTACGCTGATAATTATTCCTCGATTTCGTCTTGGGGCAGTAATTCGCAATGGAATTTGGCCAACGTACATGACCCGTCCGTAGCCAAATGTGGAGATTACTATTATATGTATCAAACCGATGCTTCTTATGGAAATGCGACGGATGGACACGGGCATTTTTTCTACAGACGTTCCAAAGACCTTGTAAATTGGGAATTTATGGGACCAACTATGACTGCAGCACCAACTTGGGTAAAAGATTCTTTGAATAACAAAAGAGCCAGAATGAACCCTGCATTACCTGCTATTACAAGTCCTAATTATGGCTATTGGGCACCTTGTGTTCGAAAAGTGGGCAACAAATACCGTATGTATTACAGCATTGTGGTTGACAACCCAATAGTTGGAACTACATTTGATAACTCTTGGTCAGAAAGAGCCTTTATTGGTTTGGCCGAAACCGATGATTTAGCATCCAATGTTTGGGTAGACAAAGGAATGGTAGTTTGTTCAGAACCTGATGGTCTAAAGCCGTATTCCTTTACAGGCACCCGAAATTGGGAAGACGCTTATTTCAAATTCAATGCTATTGACCCGAGTTTTGTCGAAACCCCTTCTGGAGATCAGTATTTAATCTACGGTTCTTGGCATTCTGGTATTGCCGCTTTAAAACTAAATCCAACTACAGGGAAACCAGATCAATTGAAAACATTAAGCGATTACGGAACCCGCATTGCTACACGTAGTGCGACCAGTCGTTGGCAAGCGTCAGAAGGTCCAGAGATTATTTACAACGATGTTACTGGTTATTACTATTTATTTTTAGCCTATGATGGTTTGAATGTTCCCTACAACACAAGAGTTTGTCGTTCCAAAGATATTATGGGACCTTACGTTGGTATCAATGGTGCCAATGTTACGGCTGGAGCCGATTGCTGGCCGATGCTGACACATCCTTACGGTTTCAATAATCATACAGGCTGGGTTGGAATTTCGCATTGCGCCATTTTCCAAAACCCAGATACAAAACAATGGTATTTTTCTTCTCAAGCACGTTTACCCGAAGGTGTTGCAGGAATCAATGTTTCCAATGCTATAATGATGGGACACGTTCGCGAAATCCAATGGACAGAAGATGGTTGGCCCGTAATTGCTCCCGAACGTTATGCTGGCGTTCCCGTTACAACTATTACTGAATCGTCATTTATTGGAACTTGGGAACAAATCACCATGAATTACCAGTACAAAGTCATTCAAAAATCGGCAACTATCTATTTAACCGCCGACAAAAAAGTAAGTGGAGGCGTTACAGGAACTTGGTCGTACGATAGCACCAATAAAACACTAACTGTAAATGGTATAAAATGCAAAGTAAGTGATGCCTGGGATTGGGAAAGTGCCACTCGCAAAGTAACCCTAACCTATTCTGGACTAACAACTGCTGGATTACCAGTTTGGGGTAAAAAAATAAATTAA
- a CDS encoding glycoside hydrolase family 43 protein encodes MAQDKNSASANRENNPIIKDKYTGDPAALVYNDKVYLYAGHDEAPNDFNFYKMNEWLVYSSSDMVHWQEHHVPLKVTDFAWAKSDAWAAQVIERNGKFYWYVTVEHGTINGKAIGVAVSDSPTGPFKDALGKALVTNDMTTQTKIDWDDIDPTVFIDNDGQAYLFWGNSVCHYAKLKANMIELDGPIQTITLPNYTEAPWIHKHNNWYYLSYAYQFPEKIAYAMSKSINGPWEYKGILNELAGNSNTNHQAIIDFKGKSYFIYHNGATQPNGGSFRRSVCVDRLYYNKDGTMKRVIMTTEGITK; translated from the coding sequence ATGGCACAGGATAAAAATTCGGCTTCCGCCAATAGAGAAAACAACCCGATCATCAAAGACAAATACACAGGTGATCCCGCGGCTTTGGTTTATAACGATAAAGTATATCTCTATGCTGGACATGATGAAGCGCCCAATGATTTTAATTTTTATAAAATGAACGAATGGCTGGTGTATTCCTCTTCGGACATGGTACATTGGCAAGAACATCACGTTCCGCTGAAAGTAACCGATTTTGCTTGGGCAAAATCCGATGCTTGGGCAGCGCAAGTCATTGAACGAAACGGTAAATTTTACTGGTATGTTACTGTTGAACACGGAACTATTAATGGAAAAGCGATTGGAGTAGCGGTTTCAGACAGTCCAACAGGGCCTTTCAAAGATGCTCTGGGAAAAGCACTCGTCACCAATGACATGACTACTCAAACCAAAATTGACTGGGATGATATTGACCCAACTGTATTCATTGACAATGACGGTCAAGCGTATCTTTTCTGGGGAAATAGCGTTTGCCATTATGCTAAATTAAAAGCCAACATGATTGAACTCGATGGCCCAATCCAAACTATCACTTTACCCAATTACACTGAAGCACCTTGGATACACAAACACAACAATTGGTATTATTTATCGTATGCGTATCAGTTTCCAGAGAAAATCGCCTATGCTATGAGTAAATCCATTAATGGACCTTGGGAATACAAAGGCATTCTGAACGAACTCGCAGGAAATTCCAATACCAATCATCAGGCGATAATCGATTTCAAAGGAAAGTCATATTTCATATACCACAATGGCGCAACTCAACCCAATGGTGGAAGTTTTAGAAGATCGGTTTGTGTAGATCGTTTGTACTACAACAAAGACGGAACAATGAAACGCGTGATTATGACAACGGAGGGGATAACGAAGTAG
- a CDS encoding arabinan endo-1,5-alpha-L-arabinosidase: MKSCKHTPLLFFLVALIGTSSFAQDITVHDPVMIKQKDTYYLYCTGKGISAFSSKDLKNWNPEPQIFKEKPVWVDAVVPNFDNHIWAPDISFHNNIYYLYYSVSAFAKNTSAIGVTTNTTLDPKDPAYKWVDQGIVIQSIPNRDLWNAIDPNLTFDENKTPWLAFGSFWEGLKMVKLNPDLKSIAQPQEWQTIAKRKRTFELPDSDPGDGALETPFVFKKNDYYYLFLSWDLCCRGEKSTYKVVVGRSKTITGPYVDKDGKLLTEGGGTLLIQGNKNWFGAGHNSTYTFDGKDYIIYHAYDAKQNGRPLLQIKQLQWDANLWPMM, from the coding sequence ATGAAATCATGTAAACACACACCTCTCCTATTCTTCTTAGTTGCTTTAATTGGCACCTCATCATTTGCCCAAGACATTACCGTTCATGATCCTGTAATGATCAAGCAAAAAGATACTTATTATTTGTACTGCACGGGAAAAGGCATCAGTGCATTTAGTTCCAAAGATTTAAAAAACTGGAATCCAGAACCCCAAATTTTCAAAGAAAAACCGGTTTGGGTGGATGCAGTCGTTCCTAATTTTGACAATCACATTTGGGCACCGGATATTTCTTTTCACAACAACATCTATTATTTATACTATTCGGTTTCCGCTTTCGCAAAAAATACTTCGGCGATTGGAGTCACTACCAATACTACTTTAGATCCAAAAGACCCTGCTTACAAATGGGTCGATCAGGGAATTGTTATTCAGTCCATTCCCAACCGTGATCTTTGGAATGCCATTGATCCCAATTTGACCTTCGACGAAAACAAGACTCCTTGGCTGGCTTTCGGTTCTTTTTGGGAAGGTTTGAAAATGGTGAAACTGAATCCCGATTTAAAATCAATCGCACAACCGCAGGAATGGCAAACCATTGCCAAACGCAAAAGAACATTCGAACTCCCTGATTCCGATCCAGGCGATGGTGCACTCGAAACTCCTTTTGTATTTAAGAAAAACGATTATTACTACTTATTCCTTTCATGGGATTTGTGTTGTCGAGGCGAAAAAAGCACGTATAAAGTAGTCGTTGGAAGATCCAAAACCATCACGGGACCTTACGTTGACAAAGACGGAAAACTTTTGACCGAAGGTGGCGGAACCTTATTAATTCAAGGAAACAAAAACTGGTTCGGTGCTGGACACAACAGCACCTATACTTTTGATGGGAAAGATTATATCATTTACCACGCCTATGATGCCAAACAAAATGGAAGACCACTTCTGCAAATAAAGCAATTGCAATGGGATGCTAATTTATGGCCAATGATGTAA
- a CDS encoding glycoside hydrolase family 127 protein, with the protein MKILKYKKHSLYLMVLLSFSGKTIAQNKETKNSGYIITPVNIQNVKLTDAFWLPIIKKVQEKTIEYAIHKCEEEGRLDNFLIAGGKMKGEVKGQMPFDDTDVYKIIEGASNTLISEPNPKLENLLDSLIGIIKVGQEKDGYLTTWRTINPAKPPAPWVPVIEGKRWESLQISHELYNSGHMIEAAVVHYEATGKRNFLDIAIKNADLLVLTFGDNPNQVHGVPGHQIVETGLVNLYRITNNKAYLNLAKYYLDNRGNPKNHKLNGAYSQDDIPVIQQKEAVGHAVRAVYMYSGMTDIAAIYNDKSYLDAVNALWTNMVNKKMYITGGIGAVHDGEAFGANYELPNLTAYNETCAAIGDVYWNHRLHNLTGNSDYFDVIERSLYNGLISGISLDGKQFFYPNALESDGVYKNNRGSCTRQSWFDCSCCPTNLIRFIPSIPGLIYSSSKNVLYVNLYASNTAKITLDKTELGITQQTNYPWDGKVTLTVSPKKESELSIKLRIPGWARNQVLPGDLYSYATPASAKVTLTINGKPLDYKEDKGYISITRKWKKGDIINLNFPMEVKEVMTNAKVEGNIGKVALEYGPIVYAIEEIDNPANFDKITIDANDTFKVTKENELLEGVNTIQTGKLKAIPYYSWSNRGVGKMKVWIDLKK; encoded by the coding sequence ATGAAAATTTTAAAATATAAAAAACATTCCCTTTATCTGATGGTGTTGCTTTCCTTTTCAGGTAAAACAATTGCCCAAAATAAGGAGACCAAAAACTCTGGATATATCATCACACCTGTTAATATTCAGAATGTAAAACTAACGGATGCATTTTGGTTGCCCATTATAAAAAAAGTACAAGAAAAAACCATCGAATACGCCATTCATAAGTGCGAGGAAGAAGGTCGTCTCGATAATTTCTTGATTGCAGGTGGCAAGATGAAAGGAGAAGTAAAAGGACAAATGCCTTTTGACGATACCGATGTGTACAAAATAATCGAAGGTGCTTCTAATACCCTGATAAGTGAACCCAACCCAAAACTGGAAAATTTATTGGATTCCCTCATTGGTATTATCAAAGTGGGTCAGGAAAAAGACGGTTATTTGACCACTTGGAGAACCATCAATCCTGCCAAACCACCAGCACCTTGGGTTCCCGTTATCGAAGGAAAACGTTGGGAATCCCTACAGATTAGTCATGAATTGTACAACTCAGGTCACATGATAGAAGCTGCCGTGGTTCATTATGAAGCAACTGGAAAAAGAAACTTCTTAGACATTGCCATCAAAAATGCCGATTTGCTGGTGCTTACTTTTGGAGATAATCCAAACCAAGTACACGGAGTTCCAGGTCACCAAATTGTAGAAACGGGTTTGGTAAATCTGTATCGAATTACCAATAATAAAGCCTATTTGAATTTGGCCAAATACTATCTGGACAATAGAGGAAATCCAAAAAACCATAAACTAAACGGTGCTTATTCCCAGGATGACATTCCCGTTATTCAACAAAAAGAAGCGGTGGGTCATGCCGTAAGAGCCGTTTATATGTATTCTGGAATGACAGATATTGCCGCAATATACAACGACAAAAGTTATCTTGATGCCGTGAACGCTTTATGGACCAATATGGTCAACAAAAAAATGTACATCACTGGTGGCATTGGTGCTGTACATGATGGTGAAGCCTTTGGAGCAAACTATGAATTACCCAACTTAACGGCATACAACGAAACTTGCGCTGCCATTGGTGATGTGTATTGGAACCACAGATTACACAACCTAACCGGAAATTCCGATTATTTTGATGTAATTGAACGCTCTTTATACAACGGCTTAATCTCCGGAATTTCATTAGATGGAAAGCAATTTTTCTATCCCAATGCACTCGAATCAGATGGGGTTTACAAAAACAACAGAGGTTCTTGCACCCGTCAATCTTGGTTTGATTGTTCCTGTTGCCCGACCAACTTGATTCGTTTTATTCCTTCCATTCCGGGATTGATTTATTCTAGTAGCAAAAATGTTCTTTATGTGAATTTATACGCTTCGAATACCGCAAAAATTACATTAGACAAAACCGAATTGGGAATCACACAACAAACCAATTATCCTTGGGATGGTAAAGTGACATTAACGGTTTCTCCAAAAAAAGAAAGTGAACTCAGCATCAAATTAAGGATTCCGGGTTGGGCTAGAAACCAAGTTTTACCGGGTGATTTGTACAGTTATGCAACTCCCGCTTCCGCAAAAGTTACGCTCACGATAAACGGAAAACCTTTAGACTATAAAGAAGACAAAGGATATATCTCCATTACCCGAAAATGGAAAAAGGGAGATATTATAAATCTGAATTTCCCAATGGAAGTAAAAGAAGTGATGACCAATGCAAAAGTGGAAGGTAACATCGGGAAAGTAGCATTAGAATATGGTCCAATTGTATATGCTATCGAAGAAATAGACAATCCAGCCAACTTCGATAAAATCACGATCGATGCCAATGATACTTTCAAAGTAACCAAAGAAAACGAACTTTTGGAAGGTGTAAATACCATTCAAACTGGTAAACTAAAAGCTATTCCTTATTATTCTTGGTCCAACAGAGGCGTTGGAAAAATGAAAGTTTGGATTGATTTAAAAAAGTGA
- a CDS encoding alpha-L-arabinofuranosidase C-terminal domain-containing protein gives MKPNLITKITLCGLLLNGIYANAQQTTLEVNTSKTITKIQPTMYGIFFEDINFAADGGLYAEMIKNRSFEFDDPLMGWNQPKSDKHNFNTESGIAVPVQFSKKGNNHNYCRVTVKDAKGYEIINEGFRGMGIKSGAKYNLTLKASKEAGNISKIIIQFIGKDNKVLAETSIVPTASGWNEYTAQLTPTATEAKAKLRFTFEGTGTIDLDMISLFPGDTWNNRKNGLRKDLVQLLYDMKPGFLRFPGGCIVEGRTLAQRYQWKKTVGEVDNRESLVNRWNTEFAHKPTPDYFQSFGLGFFEYFQLSEDIGASPLPILSCGMACQFNTGEIVPMAQLDPYVQDAIDLIEFANGSIDTPWGKVRSDMGHPKAFNLKFIGVGNEQWGTDYIERYKVFEKAIKAKHPEITIVSGSGPFPEGDYFEYAQSELKKLNAEIIDEHYYKEPKWFRENATRYDNYDRKGPKIFAGEYAAQTVAIASPDNKNSWECAFSEAAFMTGMERNAEVVHLTSYAPLFAHEEGWQWTPDMIWFNNLESFGTPNYYVQKLFANNKGTDLLSITKDGKALIGQNDLFASAVKDASTKEVIVKVVNTSAKAQDITIDLKGSKFQPKGTVITLKSPKLEDENSFASPKKISPAESEYILKSEKASLNLPAYSVTVLKLKMK, from the coding sequence ATGAAACCAAATTTAATCACCAAAATAACCCTATGCGGTCTTTTACTAAATGGTATTTATGCTAATGCACAGCAAACGACTCTCGAAGTAAACACCAGCAAAACAATAACCAAAATTCAGCCAACGATGTATGGAATCTTTTTTGAAGACATCAACTTTGCTGCTGATGGCGGTTTGTATGCCGAAATGATTAAAAACCGTTCCTTTGAATTTGATGATCCTTTAATGGGCTGGAATCAGCCAAAAAGTGACAAACATAATTTTAATACCGAATCTGGAATTGCTGTTCCTGTTCAATTTTCAAAAAAAGGGAACAATCATAATTATTGCCGAGTTACGGTAAAAGATGCTAAAGGCTATGAAATCATCAATGAAGGTTTCAGAGGAATGGGAATTAAAAGTGGAGCAAAATACAATTTGACTCTAAAAGCATCCAAAGAAGCTGGAAATATTTCGAAGATCATTATTCAGTTCATTGGAAAAGACAATAAAGTTTTAGCAGAAACAAGCATTGTTCCAACTGCTTCAGGTTGGAATGAATATACCGCGCAGCTTACTCCAACAGCCACAGAAGCAAAAGCAAAATTGCGTTTTACTTTTGAAGGGACAGGAACTATCGATTTGGATATGATTTCATTATTCCCAGGAGACACTTGGAACAATAGAAAAAATGGCCTTCGTAAAGATTTAGTACAATTACTATACGATATGAAACCTGGCTTTTTACGTTTCCCGGGTGGATGTATTGTTGAGGGAAGAACTCTGGCACAACGTTACCAATGGAAAAAAACAGTTGGTGAAGTTGATAATAGAGAAAGCTTAGTTAACCGCTGGAATACAGAGTTTGCACACAAACCAACACCTGATTATTTTCAGTCTTTTGGTCTAGGATTTTTTGAATATTTTCAATTATCTGAAGATATCGGAGCTAGTCCATTACCCATTTTAAGTTGTGGAATGGCTTGTCAATTCAATACAGGCGAGATCGTCCCTATGGCTCAATTGGATCCTTACGTGCAAGATGCGATTGACTTAATTGAATTTGCCAACGGAAGCATAGATACGCCGTGGGGGAAAGTTCGTTCGGATATGGGACACCCAAAAGCATTTAATTTGAAATTCATTGGAGTTGGGAACGAACAATGGGGAACAGATTATATCGAGCGCTATAAAGTGTTTGAAAAAGCAATCAAAGCAAAACACCCAGAAATTACAATTGTTTCGGGAAGCGGACCATTTCCAGAAGGAGATTATTTTGAGTATGCACAATCGGAACTTAAAAAATTGAATGCCGAAATCATAGATGAACATTATTATAAAGAGCCAAAATGGTTTAGAGAAAACGCAACACGTTACGATAATTACGATCGTAAAGGGCCTAAAATTTTCGCAGGAGAATATGCAGCACAAACGGTAGCCATTGCTAGTCCTGACAACAAAAACAGTTGGGAATGTGCTTTTTCTGAAGCCGCTTTTATGACCGGAATGGAACGTAATGCCGAAGTAGTTCATCTTACCTCCTATGCACCTTTATTTGCTCACGAAGAAGGTTGGCAATGGACACCGGATATGATTTGGTTTAATAATTTAGAATCCTTTGGTACACCAAATTATTATGTGCAAAAGTTGTTTGCCAACAATAAAGGAACAGATTTATTATCAATCACCAAAGATGGAAAAGCGCTTATTGGTCAAAACGATTTGTTCGCATCGGCGGTGAAAGATGCTAGTACCAAAGAAGTTATTGTGAAAGTGGTCAACACTTCTGCGAAAGCGCAAGACATTACAATTGATTTAAAAGGAAGCAAATTTCAACCAAAAGGAACAGTTATTACACTGAAGAGCCCAAAACTGGAAGACGAAAATTCATTTGCTTCGCCTAAAAAAATAAGTCCAGCAGAAAGCGAATATATCTTGAAAAGTGAGAAAGCATCATTGAACCTTCCTGCCTATTCTGTGACTGTTTTGAAGTTGAAAATGAAATAA
- a CDS encoding ribulokinase, whose amino-acid sequence MKNYVIGLDYGSDSVRAVLIDTENGQELASSVCDYKRWATKEYCNASINQFRQHPLDHIEGLETTIKYVVENSKVDPSLIRSICIDTTGSSPVPVAEDGTPLALTKGFEHNPNAMMVLWKDHTAINEANEINELAANWGGENFTKYVGGIYSSEWFWAKILHVARQDEAVKKAAHTWMEHCDLMTYLLIDNKDLKTFKRSRCAAGHKAMWHEDWNGLPPEEFLEKLDPYLASLRGRLYDETYTSDLVAGYLNQEWAARLGLSTDTVIAVGTFDAHSGAVGAKIDEHTLVRVMGTSTCDIIVDTKESIGTKTVRGICGQVDGSVIPGFIGLEAGQSAFGDLLAWYKELLLWPTDHLLATSTLLTDEQKEQLKAEISDNLITQLTVEAEKIPLSESVPVALDWINGRRTPDANQELKSAIANLSLGTKAPHVFKSLVNAICFGSKKIVDRFEEEGVRIDTVIGIGGVARKSPFIMQTLANVLNKPIKVALSDQAPALGAAIYAAVAAGIYPNVIEAAQKMGSPFESEYAPQLDKVAAYNKLLLAYDQLSAFADPSIKKQQHELYI is encoded by the coding sequence ATGAAAAATTATGTAATAGGATTAGATTATGGCTCAGATTCTGTTCGTGCAGTATTAATAGACACTGAAAATGGACAGGAATTAGCATCGAGCGTTTGTGACTACAAGCGATGGGCGACTAAAGAATATTGTAATGCCTCAATAAATCAGTTTCGTCAACATCCTTTGGATCACATCGAAGGATTGGAAACGACCATAAAATATGTAGTGGAAAACAGCAAAGTAGATCCTTCCCTTATTCGAAGCATCTGCATTGACACTACAGGATCTTCTCCGGTGCCGGTTGCCGAAGATGGAACTCCATTGGCGTTAACCAAAGGTTTTGAGCATAATCCCAATGCCATGATGGTCTTATGGAAAGATCATACTGCTATAAATGAAGCAAATGAAATCAATGAATTGGCTGCCAACTGGGGAGGAGAAAATTTCACCAAATACGTAGGTGGCATTTATTCATCCGAATGGTTTTGGGCGAAAATATTACATGTTGCCCGACAAGACGAAGCCGTAAAAAAAGCCGCTCACACTTGGATGGAACACTGCGACTTAATGACGTATTTGCTAATTGACAATAAAGATTTAAAAACATTCAAAAGAAGCCGTTGCGCCGCGGGTCACAAAGCGATGTGGCACGAAGACTGGAACGGCTTACCGCCAGAGGAATTTTTAGAAAAATTAGATCCGTATTTGGCATCGCTTCGAGGAAGATTGTACGATGAAACTTATACTTCCGATTTGGTAGCGGGTTATTTAAACCAAGAATGGGCTGCCAGATTGGGACTTTCAACTGACACAGTAATCGCAGTAGGAACTTTCGATGCCCATTCAGGTGCTGTGGGAGCCAAAATCGACGAACACACTTTGGTTCGCGTTATGGGAACCTCAACTTGTGATATTATTGTTGATACTAAAGAATCTATCGGAACAAAAACGGTTCGTGGAATCTGCGGACAAGTAGACGGATCAGTAATTCCCGGTTTTATTGGGCTTGAAGCGGGACAATCTGCTTTTGGAGATTTATTAGCTTGGTACAAAGAATTATTATTATGGCCAACGGACCATTTACTAGCCACTTCTACCCTTTTGACTGATGAACAAAAAGAACAATTGAAAGCAGAAATCAGCGACAATTTAATCACACAATTAACCGTCGAAGCTGAAAAAATACCATTATCCGAAAGTGTTCCAGTAGCATTAGATTGGATTAACGGTCGACGAACTCCAGATGCAAATCAAGAGCTAAAAAGCGCCATTGCAAATCTATCTTTAGGAACAAAAGCGCCACATGTGTTCAAATCATTGGTGAATGCCATTTGTTTTGGATCTAAAAAAATCGTAGATCGTTTTGAGGAAGAAGGCGTTCGTATTGACACCGTAATTGGTATAGGTGGTGTGGCTCGTAAATCACCATTCATCATGCAAACATTAGCCAATGTATTGAACAAACCTATCAAAGTAGCTTTATCAGATCAGGCACCAGCATTGGGAGCCGCTATTTATGCAGCCGTTGCCGCCGGAATTTATCCAAACGTAATTGAAGCAGCTCAAAAAATGGGAAGCCCTTTTGAAAGTGAATATGCTCCGCAACTCGACAAAGTGGCCGCATATAACAAATTACTTTTGGCATACGATCAATTAAGCGCTTTTGCCGATCCATCCATTAAAAAACAACAACATGAGCTCTATATATAA
- a CDS encoding L-ribulose-5-phosphate 4-epimerase, protein MSSIYKDLKQECYEANMQLNALNLVVYTFGNVSAVDRKNGVFAIKPSGVPYEDLKPEDMVILDFDNNIIEGTMRPSSDTKTHAYLYKHWPNIGGVAHTHATYSVAWAQSQRDIPIFGTTHADHLTSDIPCAAPMNDSLIEGNYEHNTGIQILDCFKEKNLSYEEVEMVLIGNHGPFAWGATAAKAVYNSKVLEVVAEMAYLTLQINPNAPRLKDSLIKKHYERKHGKDSYYGQ, encoded by the coding sequence ATGAGCTCTATATATAAAGACTTAAAACAAGAATGCTACGAAGCGAATATGCAATTGAATGCACTGAATTTGGTAGTTTACACTTTTGGAAACGTCAGTGCTGTAGATCGCAAAAATGGCGTTTTTGCTATCAAACCAAGTGGTGTTCCTTATGAAGATTTGAAACCGGAAGATATGGTGATTCTTGATTTTGACAACAACATCATCGAAGGAACGATGCGACCGTCTTCGGACACCAAAACACATGCTTATTTATACAAACATTGGCCAAACATTGGCGGTGTAGCACATACTCATGCCACTTATTCGGTGGCTTGGGCACAATCACAAAGAGACATTCCGATTTTTGGAACCACCCATGCCGACCACTTAACCTCAGATATCCCCTGTGCTGCCCCAATGAATGACAGCTTAATCGAAGGAAACTACGAGCATAATACGGGTATCCAAATTTTGGATTGTTTCAAAGAAAAAAACCTTTCGTACGAAGAAGTAGAAATGGTATTGATAGGGAATCATGGCCCTTTCGCCTGGGGGGCAACCGCAGCCAAAGCAGTTTACAATTCTAAAGTTCTAGAAGTTGTAGCCGAAATGGCGTATCTGACTTTGCAAATAAATCCTAATGCTCCGAGATTGAAAGATTCTTTAATCAAAAAGCATTACGAACGCAAGCACGGGAAGGATTCGTATTACGGACAGTAA